In Thiohalomonas denitrificans, the genomic window GTGCCGTGTCTGAGGATCGTCGAAGAGGACGGGAGCGTTCGCTGGATGTACGAGTCCTCCGATATCATCGACTATCTCGACGGACGATTCGGGACCGAGGTTGATCTTGGCGACACCCGCCCGTTGTCGAACCAGGCGGACTAAATACGTGTTCCAAATTGGTCCATGCACGTAGGAGCGACGGGAGTCGCGAAGCGCCGAATCGCGGCTTCCGCCGCTCCTACAGGTATCTCGTCTGTTACCAAACGAATGCTTTGGACACGATTTCGGAACAGCTATTTAGTCAAAAAACGCCTCCTGCACCACCTTCCCGCAGGCTGACCCGGGATCCAGCACCTGAATCGGGGCACCGTCGGGCGATGTGCAACTGACGGTGACCAGCTCTTTTCCCGCCAATCCGACTACACGGGCTACCCGCACAGGGTTGCCCGTGTAGGCCAGATCGACGATAGCCAGTCGTTTTCCGCCCGCCTCGACATAACGTGCATCGACATGCGCCCGGCCTCTCCTTCCTTCCGGCGGAACCCTGTTGCGCTCATAGGTCTCTGCCAGGCGCTCCTGCGCGGCAGCTTGTGTCCAGTCGGCGAGTGCGGCCAGGTAGGCGTTGTCCATGTCGGCAGAACTCAAACCTTTGGCTGGTTCGCGGCTCACCTTGATGTTCGGTGGATGGGGAGATCCACCGCACCCCGTCAGCGCCAGTGAAAACAGTATGATGCACAACAGGGACAGATATTTCATGGCATGCAGTGGAGTCGCACGAATGTCCGGCAAGAGTGGCATTGAAAGCTGTGCACGACAACCGGTTCATCCTGCCGTTGGCTGGCGGGCACGGGGAGTCGAAGGGCTCTATAGTTACTGTCGAATCCGGCAAAGGAGTGCTTGTTATGCGCAACAGACTACTCGCTTTCGTTTTCATACCGCTGCTGCTGGCGGGTTGTGCCACCGACGGTCCCAGGGAGGGGGCGGGGATGGTCATCGGAGGCACCCTCGGAGGCCTTCTGGGAGCGGAGGTGGAAGGCAGTGCGAGAACCGGGGCGGTCATCGCCGGCACGCTGGCCGGTGCCGCCATCGGGGGCGCCGTGGGAAAGTCCATGGATGACACGGATCGTCTGAAAGCGGCCCAGTCCCTTGAAAACGTTCGCACCGGAGTGCCTTCCGCCTGGCGAAACCCGGATAGCGGGGTCGAGTATGAATTCACCCCTACCCGCACCTTCGAGACCCGACAGGGACCCTGTCGTGAATATCGGGTGGAAGCGTATGTGGGCGGCGATCGGGAGACGGTTTATGGCACCGCCTGTCGCCAGCCGGATGGCAGCTGGAAAATGGTCTCCGAATGATTCGCATCAACGATTGCTGTTCTGTTGCATTGGGGCCCTCGGCATTTGTACGGACGGCCTGGACTGTGATTCACAACTAGCTTTGTCCCAGGAACACAGGAACAACCGTGTGGAGGTTTGGATGAATCGCAATGCCGTATGGTTCGGGGTCGTCGCTCTTCTGGGTACCGCGCATCTGTCGGCGCAAACGGCGGACGATTTCTCGGAATGGGAAAAGGAGATCGCTCGTTCGTTTGCCGAATTGGATGCCAATCGCGATGGGGTGCTGGATCGGGAGGAAGTAGGACAGCATCCTCTCGAAACCCATTTTTCAATGGCCGATATGGACGAAGATGGACAAATTTCCGTGGAAGAGTTCGCGGCTTTCGAGATCCTGGTCGAATCCATCGAGGCCGCCGGACAAGGGCCTTCCATTTGACGTTGCCGGGAAACCGGAGTGGGAACCCCCCATTCCGGAATCAGGCAGTAGCGAACTACTTTTTTGGAGTGTCACGGGTGGGCGTGACGGTCTTTGAGACGATTTCGGAAATGCGGCTCTCCCGGCCCGTACGATCATAGGCAGTGACAGCAAAATAGTAGGTTCGGGGGGGCAGGTTGTCGATCACGAGCCGCGTTCTGCTTCCGCCTTTCACCTCCACCATCTGGTCCAGCGATTCGGGCGAAGTGCCGTAATAGATTTTATAACCGCCAAGATCTCCGGGGGCGATACCCGCCCCATCCGCACGAGCGGTTGGTGGATCCCAGGAGAGCTCTACCTGGTGCAGCTGAGCACCCCTTTTGGTGATCTCCGGCCTCTCCTGATCGGGAGCGGGTTTACTGCACGCCCCCAGGCCAAGAACAACGGTCCCGAACAGCAAGACAGCAAAGGACACCCAGGCGAATCTGAATGGCATAGTGGTTTCCTTTTGAAGACCGATAAAGGGGCAACCGGAAAGTCGTCCATAAGCATAGCCCAGGAACCGCCGATGTGGTGGAGCGTCTGTCGCCGTGGGAGGATGAAGGCCGCGAATGATGCGCTCTACGACGGAGTAGGATGGGGAGCGGGCATCTTTGCGCGGTGAGGCAATAATGGCGTGACAGTACGGAAAAGTTTATCGTTTTACGTCGACAGATCGGATCACTCAATACTCAGATCGACCGAAGGCGACCGTGTTTCGGTCTCATCGCCAATTGCATCATTGGCGGCTTCCTGTGTGGTCCACATAAAGCCCTGCGCAACATAATCGCCAGCATTTACGGCGTACCCGTGATCGTCGATCTGGTACCACGTTTCCGAATAGGTCTTCGTCTCCCCGGCGGCGAAGTTCAACTCGGTAATGACCGTCGCAAATCCCTTGTTGAAAGACCAGTGCCACAATGGCTGTGTCTCCCCGGCGGGAGCCACAATGAACTCATGAACTTGAGTGCTCGTCGCTGTAAGCGTCTGGGGATCGTCTGTGATATTGGTTATGGAGATCTCGAAGATGATCGGTTCGGCCAAAGAGAACTGGTACGTTTCATTTTTATTCTGGTCCATCAGCTTGAGCTCCGTTTGGAACGCCCGCTCTTCTTCTTCCTCTTCGATTACGCACCCTGAAATTACCAGGGAAAGAACCAGTAGCCCGACAGAGAGATATCCTTTCAACGACATATCACACACCTCCATTCCCAAAGACTGCTGCATTATAGGCACTCGGTCTTCCTTTTGTCTTTATGGTCCTAGTTAGGTGAATTCCGCGAGCAGAACCGTGTTGGATGACCGGAAGTGCCGCCCTTTACGTTGCGCGGCTAAGTTCAGCCGTTCTCCTTCATGGCCCTTGACCCCGCCAGGGGGAACTGGATGAGTGACAATTAACACCGGTAGTGGATTTCAGCTGGAGGTTGGCGGCAACCAGCGATAACAACAAGAGAGCGGCGCCACCGTTATGGGCTACGGCCATGCCGACAGGGAACATCAGCCAGATGTTGGCGACGCCCACCGCGAATTGCAGCACGGCCACGGTACCGAGCCATACTCCCCAGGCCCTGGCCATTCCTGCCATGCGCGCCATTCGCCAGGCGAGGCCCCCGACGATCAGCAGCGTCAGTACGGCGCCGAGCCGATGCATGAAGTGAATCGCGGTGCGCGACTCACCCGCGAGGGTGCCGCCCTCGTAATCACCGGCTGCAGGCGGCGGGGCAGGCCAGAGTGCCTCGGCGAGGTTCATTTGCGGCCACCACTCGCCTTGGCAGGTGGGAAAATCGGGGCAGGAGGCGGCCGCGTAGTGGGCGCTGGTCCAGCCGCCCAGCATAATTTGCATGACGACCACTACCAGCGCAATACGTGCGGTCGCAACAGTGCCGCGCCCGACTTGCAGACGATTTGTTCGCGGCTCCAGCCAGACCATCAACAGCAGTGCCGCGACTGCAAAACCACCGATCAGGTGGCCCATCACGACCAGCGGGTGGAGTTGGAGTGTAACGGTCCACATCCCCAGCAGGGACTGAAAAATCACCAGCAGCAGCAGAGCGGTGGTGTGGCCGCGCGCGTACGCAAGAACGGGCTTGCGAGCCATGACAAACAGCCCGAGGAGGAGCAGGCCCAGAGTGCCCGCCGCGTAACGGTGCACCATCTCTTTCCAGGCCTTGTGGTGGACCAGGGGCCGCTCGGGATAGAGCGAGGTAGTGTTCGGCACCAGTGCCTTGCCGTAACAGCCCGGCCAGTCCGGGCAGCCCAGTCCTGCATCGGAGAGCCGCACGTAGGCACCGAGCATGGCAACGCACAGGGTAAGCAGCAGTGCCGCTCCGGCCGTGCGGCGAAACGTCTTGGGGGCGGTGGCGAATGGCATGGCGGTCCTTTGCCTTGTTAGCAGGCGTTCTGCCAAAACTAGTTCGAATGCCTGATAAATTCCTGGCAGAGAACGGAGCTGCGCCGCGGGATTTCATAGGCGCCGCCTATCACTTCTATCCAGACAAACGATTTCCACAATCGGCAATAGGCATCCATACTCTTTCCCGAGTTCCAGTACAAACCAAAAGGAGATAGCCATGTTGGAAAATCGTGAAGGTCAGCGCGTACCCACTGTCACGTTCAAAACTCGTCAGCAGGGCGAGTGGGTGGACGTCAAGAGCGACGATATTTTTGCAGGGAAGACAGTGGTGGTGTTCTCGCTGCCGGGTGCATTCACCCCGACCTGCTCTTCGGCGCATGTGCCGCGCTACAACGAACTGGCACCGGTATTGAAAGAAAACGGCGTGGACGAGGTGGTCTGCATCTCGGTCAACGACACCTTCGTCATGAATGAGTGGGCCAAGGAGCAGAAAGCGGACCGCATCACCTTCCTCCCCGACGGCAACGGTGAGTTTACCGAAGGCATGGGCATGCTGGTGGACAAGGACGACCTCGGATTCGGCAAGCGCTCCTGGCGCTACTCGATGCTGGTAAAGGACGGCGTGATCGAAAAGATGTTCATCGAGCCGCAGAAGCCGGGCG contains:
- a CDS encoding glycine zipper domain-containing protein, producing the protein MRNRLLAFVFIPLLLAGCATDGPREGAGMVIGGTLGGLLGAEVEGSARTGAVIAGTLAGAAIGGAVGKSMDDTDRLKAAQSLENVRTGVPSAWRNPDSGVEYEFTPTRTFETRQGPCREYRVEAYVGGDRETVYGTACRQPDGSWKMVSE
- a CDS encoding EF-hand domain-containing protein; its protein translation is MAPPVASRMAAGKWSPNDSHQRLLFCCIGALGICTDGLDCDSQLALSQEHRNNRVEVWMNRNAVWFGVVALLGTAHLSAQTADDFSEWEKEIARSFAELDANRDGVLDREEVGQHPLETHFSMADMDEDGQISVEEFAAFEILVESIEAAGQGPSI
- a CDS encoding fibronectin type III domain-containing protein, translating into MPFRFAWVSFAVLLFGTVVLGLGACSKPAPDQERPEITKRGAQLHQVELSWDPPTARADGAGIAPGDLGGYKIYYGTSPESLDQMVEVKGGSRTRLVIDNLPPRTYYFAVTAYDRTGRESRISEIVSKTVTPTRDTPKK
- a CDS encoding BsuPI-related putative proteinase inhibitor yields the protein MQQSLGMEVCDMSLKGYLSVGLLVLSLVISGCVIEEEEEERAFQTELKLMDQNKNETYQFSLAEPIIFEISITNITDDPQTLTATSTQVHEFIVAPAGETQPLWHWSFNKGFATVITELNFAAGETKTYSETWYQIDDHGYAVNAGDYVAQGFMWTTQEAANDAIGDETETRSPSVDLSIE
- a CDS encoding COX15/CtaA family protein; the protein is MPFATAPKTFRRTAGAALLLTLCVAMLGAYVRLSDAGLGCPDWPGCYGKALVPNTTSLYPERPLVHHKAWKEMVHRYAAGTLGLLLLGLFVMARKPVLAYARGHTTALLLLVIFQSLLGMWTVTLQLHPLVVMGHLIGGFAVAALLLMVWLEPRTNRLQVGRGTVATARIALVVVVMQIMLGGWTSAHYAAASCPDFPTCQGEWWPQMNLAEALWPAPPPAAGDYEGGTLAGESRTAIHFMHRLGAVLTLLIVGGLAWRMARMAGMARAWGVWLGTVAVLQFAVGVANIWLMFPVGMAVAHNGGAALLLLSLVAANLQLKSTTGVNCHSSSSPWRGQGP
- a CDS encoding glutathione peroxidase, with amino-acid sequence MLENREGQRVPTVTFKTRQQGEWVDVKSDDIFAGKTVVVFSLPGAFTPTCSSAHVPRYNELAPVLKENGVDEVVCISVNDTFVMNEWAKEQKADRITFLPDGNGEFTEGMGMLVDKDDLGFGKRSWRYSMLVKDGVIEKMFIEPQKPGDPFEVSDADTMLAHINPNAKKPHDVMLFTRAGCPFCARAKGMLHERGMDFEEVTVGDSVSVRAVRAATGADSVPQIFVDGQLIGGSDELAEWLSAREAA